A stretch of the Capsicum annuum cultivar UCD-10X-F1 chromosome 10, UCD10Xv1.1, whole genome shotgun sequence genome encodes the following:
- the LOC107845689 gene encoding PLAT domain-containing protein 3, with the protein MGVAQVNHIWFYLMIILFSISISSIAASEDDCVYTAYIRTGSIIKAGTDSNISLTLYDADGYGLRIKNIEAWGGLMGPGYNYFERGNLDIFSGRGPCLAGPICKMNLTSDGTGPHHGWYCNYVEVTVTGAHKQCIQQLFNVEQWLGTDVSPYKLTAIRNNCNKPKSSEEQPIYDSESYTAVDVI; encoded by the exons ATGGGAGTAGCTCAAGTTAACCATATCTGGTTCTATCTCATGATCATTCTCTTCTCGATCTCCATATCTTCTATTGCTGCTTCT GAAGATGATTGTGTGTACACAGCTTACATTCGCACTGGCTCAATCATAAAAGCAGGAACCGACTCAAACATTAGCTTGACTCTCTATGATGCGGATGGTTACGGACTTAGAATCAAGAACATAGAGGCCTGGGGTGGGCTTATGGGTCCAGGTTACAACTACTTCGAAAGGGGTAACTTGGATATCTTTAGTGGTCGTGGTCCATGTTTGGCTGGGCCAATCTGCAAAATGAACTTGACTTCCGATGGTACAGGCCCACACCATGGATGGTACTGTAACTACGTGGAAGTCACAGTTACGGGAGCCCACAAACAATGCATCCAGCAGTTGTTCAACGTGGAGCAGTGGCTCGGCACTGATGTTTCGCCGTATAAGCTGACGGCCATCAGGAACAACTGTAACAAGCCCAAATCCAGTGAAGAACAGCCCATTTATGATTCTGAATCTTATACTGCTGTTGATGTAATTTAA